ATGagacattatataaataaagggtaataatGATCATTTACTTTAAACAAATATGGCGTCTCGGCTCAGTTTTAAGTTTTGCCATTCCAGCCAAATAACCAAAATCCAACAAGCACACCAACTAGCAATGGATTATAGATTACTGTTTTGGGAGACTCCGCACCACAATACACAGAGAATTTGCTAAAATCCCCTTATGTAATGATCGTCATTGAAAGCAAGTTAGCATAACTGAATGtggttatttaatataaataaatgatttattaattCCATAATCAGAGCAGTCTGCTGTAAGGCTTAACATATGTAACAAAAGACACGTACGAGTGGCTGGAGATGGTATTTATTTGGAAGCAGGGATTAGTTTCTTCACTGCACTCAACAGTTCTTTAAATTCAGTGTTCTGAAAGTGCCCGcggtctgtatatttgtataggtTGGCGCTTAGGCAGTCGGCCACTACTTGCTGCTCGTGCCATGGCAAGAATGGATCATCTGTGGAGCCAAACTGAATGATATGACCACAGTTGTTTTTTATCTTCTCCCATTGCCATGGCCGGCTGAAATATCCTGTgtatgaagggaaaaaaaacctgaattgtatttactttaaaaatttgtgcatcaaaaataaaaagctaagaaAGTACATGTATAGGAAAGGATACATTATCCGTAAACCTATTATCCAAAgagctccaaattgcaggaaggccattttccacagactctattttaaacaaataattaaaaaattttaaaaatgattttttttaaatctttttgataataaaacagtacaatcccaactaagatataatgaatccttattggaggcaaaaaatcctactgtataatgtttaaataatttgttaagtatggtgattcaaattacagaaagacccgttatccagaaatctccaggttctgagctttctggataattgattccatacctgtaattagattaggtaccaaatccaggatttcattcgggaatccaagtgcctggttgccccaaatccttaaaatcataaGACTTTCCATCACACTAATAAGGAGATTGTGGGGGGTTGTTCAAGCATTGTGTGTGGGGGTTCTTTTTAACCATTTCTTTCACTAATTGCAAATTAAGGTTTGGATTTGGCCGGATCCTTCATGAAAGATGCAGGATTTATCCAAATCCCTAAATTAGATATCAATCAAGAATGCCCAATACAAATGCTATGGACTCTGGAAGGGcaaagttggcagcttttatcatccCGTGAATGATACTTTTTTCATAAGAATGTAGAGTTAATTCTTGTGGGCAATATATTCTTGGGTCAGATTGTACTGAAATTATTCTAACCACAAGCAGAATGAAGAGGTTGATCTTCCCCTAAGGGGCCACATACAatgctattttaaaaatgaaggctGATAATTAACAGAGGGGAAATTGTGTGcaaattaatacatttcatttttagggttactGGAGATTTAATGTGTTCATGCATGTAAAATAAAGAACATAccactttctttttcattttcatctcCCAAGTCCGAGGTATAGGCAGACACTAAAATAATGGCATACACCTTGTGTGTTTCAGCAAACCTGCAAAGACAGCCATGTTAGCATTTTCTAAACAAGTCCTGCATTATAAATCAGCTCAGTTAGAGCTTGGCCAAAGTCAGCAAATAACAACGATCGCTGTTTCTACATATCCTCctgtaaaatgcaaatacaaaaatcTGCTTATTGCCAGGGTGCAAGTGCCTACATATATTAAACTAGTCTGCCATGTTGGCTGCACCAACAGAGATGGCTGTAAGACACAAGGATGGGTGAAAAGTAGTCGGCTACTAGTGAAAGACAATGCTGCAAGCCTCTGTCTCATAGTAAACTGTCAAGACCATGTGGTTGTGTATCCATACCATCTGGTGTACGAAACAGTATAAagcaataaaactgaaaaacaccTTCAGTTTATAATGGATCTTACCTCCTTGGTAGAAATGGAAGATTGAGGCTAGAAGTTATATATCCCCAACTAACAGATTGCTATGGGGCCAGGCCTCTTGTGAGTGATAAAAACTAGCATTGCTCAGTATTGAATGTGCATGGAGGAAAAGATTAGGCATACCTACCTCATAGCTGCAGCGGCTCCAGAGCTGTGTCCAATTATTATGGTTTTGTCATCACACCCCAACTCCGATTCCATAAACGGCAGCCATATACTTTCTCTTGCTGTAActataattgaatttttttttatttatctttgcaCAACAATATTAAACTTTATATCAAGAGTTAGCTTTCACATACATGATAACACAATATTATTACACAGTATTTTTGTTTCCCATCAAGGAAATACTAATAAACATATAGAAAATATGTTCTGCAGCCTAGGCTGTATGTTATCCAAGTTCAATGACATCTAAGCAATGAATTCTTATCTATTACTCAATAAAGTCAATGCAGTAGGCTCATTACCATTCCAGGGACTGGTACAAATAATGACACTAAAAGGGGGTTAACATTACAAGTCTGCTacttcccatagcaaccaactagcAAGCAGCATTTACAGTCAGAAGCAGATGCAAAATGCCCCGGCACACCTTAGACTTCCACAGACTTTATGTGATTGACTCAGGAAAGCTTGCAGTGCGCACAAGCAATGAGATATTAGCTGGACAACATCTTGAGAAGACGTGCtcttatttgtattacttacatggATCCGGCATGTTTTTAAGCAAACACCTAAAATTTGGAATCtgtagagagagaaaaagagccATTACATCACCAAACTTGGCTGAAATCTGCTTTTGATAATCAAACACATTATATGAGGATCAgccctggactgggagtcagaataggccctgccatttcaagtacacagaggcccatacagctccctaccagcccaaacagccccttgccagcccactatatggtaactttctatggaaccatacagcagcccctctggcatttgcaagaacccacagattgccagtccgggccttatGAGGATTACATTAAGGGGATGTtaaactttaagttaacttttagtatgttatcgaatgagAGCAACTTTGAAATcgttttccattatttattctcttatatagtttttttttttctacctctttccagcttttaaaatcGGGGTGACTGACCAACGGTAGccataaaactattgctctgtgagactcCAATTTCTttggtattgttactttttattagttatCTCCTATTCACCTCCTCTCCTAAACGTATTCCAGTCACTCATTCAAACCACCGCCTGGTTCCAGGGAAAAGAAGACCCAACAAAACAGCTGCTAatataccaaactggagagccgctgaacaaaaggctaaataacttataaaccataaaaattaataatgtaaAATCACTGTCtacagcataataaaagttaatctaaaggagAACTACTACATTAATCTAGGACCAGGGTGAGATTGTcctaaaaagcaaaacaaaaacccCCAAGAGCTTAAGAGAAGTTGGGCACTTgtgtgcaggcctggactggcaatctgtgggttctgacaaatgccagaggggctgctataaggtgccatagaaagtcagtatttagtgggctggtggggctgattgggcctctgtgtacctgaaatgccagggcctaatttaattctcagtccaggctcCAGTTTACGGTCATCACAGCAGCTGGATGTATTACAGCATGTCCTTTTAACGTCCATTTTAGCTGCTTGATCTAGTGATGCAGAGCCACGCTGGTATTTAATTGCATGCAATATTCAGTTTGACAGAGGCAGCAAAAAAGCCAAAAGCAACAAGATTCATTACAGTTACAGTGTTTGTTATGCAAACCTTGGAAAGAGGGTGACAGGCAAAGTCAGGCAAAGATCTTCATCCCCTTCCTCCAATGCTCAGCCTCTCAAGAGTAAAATAAACACTGTACAAGGCAAACTGTCCCCCATTCAACAGTTGAAAAGcaacattattgttttttttatatattgttcatTTGTTGTAGTCCcagaaggtgctgggagttacaaATTACAATACAGCAGGATTACAACTCCCAGACAGCTGCTGTTAGCAAACACGTGTCACAGTTCAGCAACAGCAGCCTCACAATATCCTTAATGCCCACACTGGGACCTGACTCAATTATTTACCTTTTCCAACCTCTTTTTAGTCCATCCATACCACAGACAGGACTCTACATTTCCTCCACCATTGCCCGGAATGATGACAGCCTTCACACATATAGATTCACCCCCCGACATCGCTACAGTCGTGCAATCCAGAGAGCTgcatcatgggaaatgtagtcctCACGTTGAACCAATCATAGAAACGGCAGTTCTTAATCCCAGAGCATTTGTTTCCCTTCAGTGGCAGAGCAGCACAGCAGAGGGAGGAGAAAGCCTGCATAAAGCAAGGGGAAGGGCTATGGTTTACGTTTCACAGGGGAGGGAGGATGAATAGGAAGGTTTGGAAGGAGGAACAGAATAGCTTGAGGGCGGGGTTTGAAAGAGGACCGCTTCAGGGAAGGTGTGGGACTCGTGGGAGAAGGAATTATGCAGTGTGGAAGAGGACAGGAGGCatacgaaacgcatcaggagAACACAGCTCTCCGTGTTTCGACCTCAGCTTGTAAGTGAGGCTGCTATCTGGGGAGCTCTGATTGGTTAAGGACTAGGAGTTGTATTTATGGGACAAGAGTGACAGATTTAGTTAGGTAGGTTGCTTGGGTAAGTAGTGAATTATTATTGTAGCCTACCCTTCTGATACCAACCTAACAGGAGCAATGGTTATGTTTGCTGAGGGGTGACTGTGTAGGTCAGGTGTACAGAAcgtatacggaacgcattttaggacatccttcagcgaaatacctgtcctgcaTGCAATGTCCTAAGCCTtcagaatggcgcatcggttgcttttgccgTCACCCATCGTCCTAATCTACAATCACACCTCCAtcttctaccctcccttctcagccgtcagtaatACGAACTCCGTCCTCAtccttctgccctcagccttccgccctcagccctCAATCCTCtgccttcagtcctcttccttctagtcctcttccttccaccctcTTCCCTCCTCCCTCACTGCTCAGCcatcccccctcagatctctcttttcagcagacttatccataagtttctaaagtggtgagcgagggcggaaggaagaggactgaaggaagaggactgagggcggaaggcagaggaatgccggcggaaggcagatgactgagggaggaggatggagggctgagggcagaagactgaggTCAGAAGTCTGAGGGCAGAAGGGTGAGGGTGGAGTTCGTattactgacggctgagaagggagggtagacgaCGGAGGTGtaactgcagatttggacgatgagtgacagtAAAACAAACCGATGCACCATTCCGAAGGTATAGGACATCGCATGCAAGACAGGTATTTagcagcaggatgtcctaaaatgcattccgtaaaCGTATTTTAGGAATTTCTGTCCTCCATGCGATGTCCTGCGGCTTAGTAATGCCACATCGGGTGCTTTTACCGTTACTCATCCTCCACAACTGCAGTcatacctccgtcctctaccctcccttctcagccgtcagccatatgaactccgccctcagccctccTTCTTCCTTCCGCAGTCAGGACcgccatacgacaaaatttcctgggccccctgggctgcgcccaccacaagccccacctacaggtccgccctccccatcacacagtaaaaaaacaaaaaatattggtgactagggttcccacatgttaataaaaaataaaaagatattggtggtcagggccccccataaaaaaaacatttgtggccagggcccccccataaaaaatattggtggctaggaccccacatgagagaaaaaaattggtggccagggcctcccccccacattataagaaaattgttggccagggccccttaaacgtccatgccttcccgaagtcagcagctctcagaaagatggggggcccggctaaggACAGGGCGGagggaagaggactgagggcgaaGTTCGTatggctgacggctgagaagggagggtagaggacggaggtatgactgcagatttggaggatgagtgacggtaaaaacACCTGATGCGGCATTCCTAAGCCGTAGGACATTGCATGGAGGACAAGTATTTCgccggaggatgtcctaaaatgcgttccatacAGGTGCTGGGTTTAAAATATAATGGGAGTGTTttgatgtaccgtatatacccgtgtataagccgagtttttcagcatccaaaatgtgctgaaaaagtctacctcggcttatactctggtcagcggtacccgacccgagtagctgagattgcagtcacttttaatcattcctataccaacagtgcatttggggagagactgcaatatcccacaatgccctctgttggttatatgaaagaaaaacagtgcaccctctgttggttatatgaaagaataacagtaactgcaatatcacacagcgccatctgttggttgtatgaaagaataacagtgactgcaatatcacacagcgccatctgttggttgtatgaaagaataacagtgactgcaatagcacacagcgccatctgttggttgtatgaaagaataacagtgactgcaatatcacagcaccctctgttggttatatgaaagattaacagtgactgcaatatcacacagcgccctctgttggttatatgaaagaataacagtgactgcaatatcacacagcgccctctgttggttatacgaaagattaacagtgatggcaatatcaaacagcaccctctgcacatggtagtgggacagtgggacaatgcacacagtaatccgtttggcaattctctgtcaccatcaactttgcaaagaagtccggttgatcgctgggggggtcgctttggcagtatgtgcgctgctgggagacagggatGTAGTTGTGtgtaggcttatactagagtcaataagttttcccagttttcgtaggtaaaattaggtacctcggcttatactcgggtcggcttatactcgagtatatacggtaggttcAAGTCTTCTGCATGACAAGTGTTTCATTGTTCCTCCAGGTTGGctgtttttagaaaaataaaatatttttcatgaaatgTTATGTATAATCACCTGTATCAGATAATTTGAAGATAGAAACCCCCTCTAGTCTGATTATAAATATGTAGTTACTAATGGTGTCCGTGCTAAAAACCAATTCATACATACACACTTATAAACAGTATTTCACTAAATGTGCGTAGGGCACACTATTATATTGTGATTTTAAGCACTCTCTACAGTACTTTTAATGAGTTATCAAGAGCTGGGTTAATTCTCATGGTAATAGTAATAACATTAGTAattacatatgtataaataaactaCTACCATCAAATAAACAGATACAACTGATTCTACCCCCATAGACCTATAACGTTTGACGCAAGTAAACCTAGTTCACAAGTAATcccataatatacattttttttgtataatcacCTGCATCATTACAAATGCTTTAATATCCAGAACTGGTTATGATCAGACTGGATAATTTAACCAAATGCTGAATATGGCTCAAATTGTCATCCTATTGCACACAATTAATTAATATATGGCAACACATTTCTtctaaatgttacatttttcaccttttttttttaacttaggtATGTATCTTCCTGTCATTAAAATGCATGAGAAACAGTGTTCAGCCTTTGTCCCAAATTCAGAAAGTAACAATTAATAAAAAGCAAACCACTGAAGAACCAGCTGTACCTTCCAACAAGGATGGCCGAGAGGTTAAGGCGGTGGACTTAAGATCCAATGGATGTATGCCCGTGTTGGTTCAAACCCCACTGCTGGTAAGCGTTTTAAAGTGCTACAACCAACTTGTAGAATTCTAAATATtgagatagatggatatatatgCTCTTCCTCTCCCCAAACCTCTCCCATGTGTGATGCCAAGGTTCAACATTTGTAGCCAAGCCATTTGAGGAAATAATAAACATGCTTCAACACAAATCAGGTCCAGAAAATGGTGACATTATTTTTACTAGAATATGTCTGGTGGCATCAGGTAGTTATTATCCTGCAGTGCATACAGTAACCCTAGTTGTGTCATGTGAACCTGCTACAAGCTGCACCATGTTGTACAAAGTATTTCACTTATCCATGTTATGTACAGCATTATAGTactatacagttatatatatatatatatatatatatatatatatatatatatatatatatatatatatataataaaacaaaagctaTTAATGTTATTAAGGTCATCAGTGACTGATGTAATTTctgaagcttgtgtattataatgttgtAAAAAAGAACTTGGTCTttagtcttgtgcctttatatggtcacgggaCTGCTAACAGATATATTGTGTGGGATGTGCTTGCCAGAGCTTACAATCCATTTATGATATAGATTACGTTCATGGGGGGTACGAAGGGGGCCCATATCCACCTGCAAAAAACAGTTTTACAGCCCCCCCAGCAACACCTGTCAAATTGAGGTACAGCCATAACTATGAGTGCATCATAAGTCACCCACAATCCCCTCTTCTGCAGGCAAAATACTCCCCTGGGCTACCCCCTTGGCTGCTGGGTCTCCATTAGGGTTACCTCCTTTATTTTACAAGAACAGCAGATGTGTACACTAGGGGGCAGGACATGACATAGAAAGGCATAGTGAGGAGAGGGACAATAACATCAGTGGGCAGAATGATGATGTTGATGTGTGTGATCATGGCATCAAGTGGCAGGGCAATGATGACGGCAGGTCAGATTCTTGTAAATTGGAAGGAAAATGGTTTATATGAGCATTAACTGGGGCAGATCAGGGACAGAACTAGATGGTATTACAAATTCACCACCAGTACATTGTTGCTAAATACCAGCCCTTACCTTGTTCATTATATCACCGGCTATACCCATAAAAACCCacaaggtggcaatcctagtctCTGCCCTCAGTAGTTTTGACACTGATCATTTTGTGAGCATTTTTACAGCTTCTAATCCCACTCCTGTGTTATAATTGAATGTCATTCATTctcaaagtccaatttttaactatataatactatataatgcTGTACATACCATGGATAAGTGAAATACTTGTACAACATGGTGCAGCTTGTAGCAGGTTCACATGACACGGCTAGGGTTACTGTATGCACTGCAGGATAATAACTACCTGGTGCCACCAGACATATCCTAGTAAAAATAGTGTCACCATTCAAGGCTGGTTTATGTGACATATCTTGCCTTACTCCACACATTAATGCTCATATATAGGCAATTTACGTACATTTGTTTAGCATTTTTGCATGGAGCTTTACCTGCCACTGCTCTGTGAGTTAGAGAGAGCACTTTTCCTTCAACAAGATTATGAAAGCTGACAGGCAGACAGGGGCAGTTTGACAATCACTGTTTTCAACCAGATGAAAGCaatggtttttattaaaaaaaaaaagcttattcaaAATAGGAGTGGGCATGTATATGTATAAGTATATGACCTGAATACACCCcgaacaaaatagttttttttaaaaatttagaatgTGTTCTTCAACTTGTCTTACAACCTGACATGTAAAGAAGAAATGCACCCAAGacaaggaccttggagtccttgtagataataaacttggctgtagcaagcaatgccagtcagcagcttaaaaggcaaaaatgtcttgagctgtattaaaaggggcatagattcacaggaggagatgATCATTCTTCAactttacagagcactggtaaagccccatctagaatatgccgtacagttttggtctccatcactcaaacaggacattattgtattagagagggtacagagaagggcaactaagctggtaaaaagtatggaaaatcttagctatgacgaaagactggccaaattggggttgttcacgctggagaagaggggaatatgataactatgtataaatatataaggggatcatataataatctttctaatgctttatttaccagtaggtatttccagctgacacCCATTCTGAAGAAAGGAGgctctgtctaaatattcgggATATATAAGGGAATTTTTACAGAAGAAGCTgttaagatgtggaattctctccctcaaTCAGTCGCACTGGCTAATACATCAGATAGTTTTAAGAAGatgttggatagctttttagcaagtgagggaatacatggttatgaAATATAGCTTATAGTACCAGTGACTGGCCCAATTACCATCTTGTAGTCAGGGAGTGATTATGAATAGCAATTCCTGTAATATCTAGTGCAGCATCTTTATGAGCCATTTGTAGTTGGTATCAGGGACTCCAGAGAGGGAgggtgttactgtgtgtgtgtaatgtaaaCATAAATATCTAAAATCCTTTCCTCCATTCTCCTTCCAGCTTCAGTTGCAGAAGGAGGATTCTGTGTTCAAACCTGGGATTTCTTTGTTGTTGTGAGAACAAGGTGAGTTGTACGTTGGGTGCACTGGATGATTTTGCTGCAGGGACATGTATGTGTCTGGAAACAAGGGGACGGAGAGTTTTGGCCTTGGTGCAAGGATGATGGAGGACAAGTCCTTATGCCGGTCACATACACACAGATATTTTGTACAGTTCACTCAATTTTTAAACCTAAAATGTAAATACTATTATCAGTGAATAGTGGCCACATGTTGCCATCAAAATGCAGCCGTCCATCTGGTTATCTGGGAATTTATACCTTGTAATGAATCAGATCTACTCAAACCTGACAATCAAGAGACggacacatatttatatttaagaaaaGGATTTTTTATTAATGATTCTGCAAAACCTTTtatgttgatccagaggaaggcaaagaaaaatCCTCAGCAAAACAGGGGCCAATTAGTCTTGCTGAGGGAaaagaaattccttcctgacccccaAAATAGGCGATCGGATAACTCCCTGGATCAAActctatattatatctatatattatataatatattatatatgatataatatttaaaaatcaatatttaaatgaaaatctctgtgatgtaaataataatgttagtatttaaatataaagtctataatatacagtatatatcaacaTAAAGTtctatactaaaatatatataaataataatgacaaaCAACTTATTATGCTCTCAATGACTCAGGACTATCCTTAAACTCTGCTTTATCCCAATCTCCACGCCCTCTCTCTTGTCCTGCCACAATCTCCATGTATCTCCCCTCACTGCCTGCTGTACTACTGATCCCTCTCCTTCCCCATCCCTTATCTGTGTGTACAATTCTATGTTCCCATATCAATTTTTCTGCCCTCTTTTTTACCCCCAATTACTGTGTGCCACTCCTTTTCCAACCCTAATCTCTATATCCTCTCCCTGCTCTTTCTGTGATATCTGTGTGTTCCTCTCTTTTCCAACTTCTTGTACTGACGTCTGAGTGTTCACCCTGCTCCTCACCCAGTCTCTGTGTTATGTGTTCATTATATATCTATCATTTATATGTCAACATAATAATTGTAAAGATaagataaatacatttcaaagaaaaatatCCATAGCATACATCTACATATCAATACTGTActaaaatactacaggtatgggacctgttagggaaggagaggggaagggatcaggggtataggacctgttatgcagaatgttctggacctggggttttccaaatgagGGGTCAtcctgtaacttggatctccataccttacgtctacttaaaaatcatttaaacgttaaataaactcaataggattgttttgcctccaataggcattaattatgtcttaattgggatcaagtacaagctactgttttaatattatagagaaagaggaaatcattttgaaaaaatttgcattatttgattaaaaattaagtctatgggagatggttttcctgaaatttgtagttttctggataacaggtttccggataatcgatCGTATACCTTACTATAGCAAATTatacaatatactaaatatactaacattcaaatctaaaacacAAACATATAGAAAA
The genomic region above belongs to Xenopus laevis strain J_2021 chromosome 5L, Xenopus_laevis_v10.1, whole genome shotgun sequence and contains:
- the rbbp9.L gene encoding retinoblastoma binding protein 9 L homeolog isoform X1 produces the protein MSGGESICVKAVIIPGNGGGNVESCLWYGWTKKRLEKIPNFRCLLKNMPDPFTARESIWLPFMESELGCDDKTIIIGHSSGAAAAMRFAETHKVYAIILVSAYTSDLGDENEKESGYFSRPWQWEKIKNNCGHIIQFGSTDDPFLPWHEQQVVADCLSANLYKYTDRGHFQNTEFKELLSAVKKLIPASK